GCGGATATGACGTTGAGGTTATGTTTTGTTAACAATAATGTTACAACAAAAATCAATGAAATCTGAATCTAACCAGTTCGCCTTTTTGATTTCTGATTCTTGGGTAACAACGTTGATTTACTGTGCTTAATGATATTTTTATTTCACCCAGTACGCGGTTGCCTTATTATGCGCGAAGTAAAATTGAGATTAACTTTGAGGGTTAACAATGAAAAAATACGTAGCTGCATTGGCACTTGTTGCAGCACTTTCAGGTTGTGACGACGCAACTAAAGCGATTGATCAAGCGCAAGAAGCGGCAAACAGTGCAGTGGATAGCCTTCAAGAGAAAATGGATTCGTTTGACCCGAGCAAACTGAATTTAGATCAGTTTGGCGAAGCGACAGAGTCAGCAAAAGAGTTTGCCGCGTCAATTGAAGAAGCAATGAATGCTGATTTTTCAAATCCAGAGATCCTAACGGAAGTTCAAGACAAGATTGCTAACACATATAGCTGTCTGGTTGATGCGACTTCAGAATCGACGGCTGAAAAATTGTTGAATAAAGTACTGGCTGCTATTGGCAGTGAAGATACTCAATCAGTGATCGAAAAAGGCATTGAGAAAGCTAAAGCTGCTCAAGAGTGTGTGATGTAATTCAGGCCTAAGTTTAATCACAATCGATATCCGAGCCCGTGGGTGAAAACCTGCGGGCTTTTTTATTGAGTATTCTTGGTCAAGATTCGAGCTGATTCATGTTCTTGTTTAAATAATTGTCATACGGTGTGTCATGATGAAGCACATAAATAATGGATTACTAGGAGTCAATCACGATGACCACCACTTCTGCGCTTGCACTGTTTCTTGCCATGGCTCTTTCAGCTTTGATCCCCGGTCCTAGTGTACTGGCTGTGGTATCGCGCTCGATTAGCCAAGGTTTTAGACAAGGTATGTTTACCGTGTTAGGTATTTTGTTCGGCGACTATCTGTTTATCTTCCTCGCTTTATCTGGTCTATCTGCTGCCTCAGTTGCGATGGGGGAGTTTGCATCATGGATAAAATATCTTGGGGTAAGTTACCTTTTTTGGTTGGCGTATCAAACTTGGAATACCAGCATTGAAGGCAAGTTAGATTTACCTCAAAGCTCTGAGTATCGTCAGGCTTCAAGTTTGCTGAGTGGATTGCTGATTGCGTTGGCAAACCCGAAAGCGATTTTGTTTTATATGGGGTTCTTTCCAGTCTTCGTTGACGTGACGAGTATTCATGCGGGTGATGTCTTCATGATTCTGATGATTTCGACACTGTCTGTCGGTGGTGTGTTGGCGACCTATGCGTTTTTATCAGCGAAGTCTCGTTATATGTTCACTAATAGATTGGCCCGTAAGTGGTTGAACCGCTGTTCAGCGGGGGTATTGGCAACATGCGGAGTGATGTTGGCGACTAGAAATTAGGGTTTTGAATGTTTTAGGCTGAGTTGTTGATACAGTTTATTGCCTAAATCTCGGGCAACTTTTTGCTCAGCCGAGCAAGATTTTGCCCGAGTTGAGCAAGATCTTGCCCAGGCAATGAATACTATCAATATAAGTGATTGAATATTATAAATGCCATGGCTGGCATATCTTTTGATTTATTGGCATTGAGTTATTCACATTTAAATTTAAGGATAAAGCCATGCCAACTCCATGTTATATCTCACTAGAAGGTCAAACTCAGGGACTTATTACTGCAGGCGCATGTACTGCTGACTCGATTGGTGATAGCTACGTTGAAGGTCACGAAGATGAGATGCTAGTACAGCAATTTGATCACGTAGTGACAGTGCCTACTGATCCACAATCGGGTCAACCTTCTGGTCAACGCGTGCATAAGCCGTTCAAATTTACGGTTTCTCTCAACAAAGCTGTACCACTACTTTACAACGCACTGGCATCGGGTGAGAAGCTAAGCAACGTTGAGCTTAAATGGTACCGCACGTCACTCGAAGGTAAACAAGAGAACTTCTTTACCACCCGCCTAGAAAATGCGTCTATCGTCGACATTCAGTGTGAAATGCCACACTGTCAAGACCCAGCAAAGGCGGACTTCACGCAAAACCTCGTGGTATCACTTGCTTACCGTAAGATTACGTGGGATCACGTAAACGCAGGTACATCAGGTTCGGATGACTGGCGTCGTCCTATCGAGGCGTAATCCTCGTCTGAATAATCACGATTTGATGTTCAGTGTAACCAGTGGCAGAGGAAACTCTGGCGCTGGTTTCTGCATGTATACCCAAGTGACTTTAAAAGAGACTATCTCGCATCATGAGGTTACTTGGGTATATGACGGCAAAGAAGGCGCAATGGATGGCTAAGCTAACGTTTACTCTGACTGTGAAAGGATTACCTGAAGAGACCT
The genomic region above belongs to Vibrio ponticus and contains:
- a CDS encoding LysE family translocator — its product is MTTTSALALFLAMALSALIPGPSVLAVVSRSISQGFRQGMFTVLGILFGDYLFIFLALSGLSAASVAMGEFASWIKYLGVSYLFWLAYQTWNTSIEGKLDLPQSSEYRQASSLLSGLLIALANPKAILFYMGFFPVFVDVTSIHAGDVFMILMISTLSVGGVLATYAFLSAKSRYMFTNRLARKWLNRCSAGVLATCGVMLATRN
- a CDS encoding Hcp family type VI secretion system effector → MPTPCYISLEGQTQGLITAGACTADSIGDSYVEGHEDEMLVQQFDHVVTVPTDPQSGQPSGQRVHKPFKFTVSLNKAVPLLYNALASGEKLSNVELKWYRTSLEGKQENFFTTRLENASIVDIQCEMPHCQDPAKADFTQNLVVSLAYRKITWDHVNAGTSGSDDWRRPIEA